One genomic segment of Paenibacillus durus includes these proteins:
- a CDS encoding helix-turn-helix transcriptional regulator, translating into MGDGDSYLKHHILELRTERGWTQQQLADALQVSRQTVISIERNKYMPSLKLAFRIAEVFQKSIYEVFDYER; encoded by the coding sequence ATGGGAGACGGTGATTCGTATCTTAAACACCACATTCTTGAACTGCGAACGGAGAGGGGCTGGACTCAACAGCAACTGGCGGATGCCTTGCAAGTCAGCCGTCAGACGGTGATCTCCATCGAAAGGAACAAGTATATGCCGTCTTTGAAACTGGCTTTTCGCATCGCGGAGGTTTTCCAAAAGAGTATATATGAGGTGTTCGATTATGAAAGGTAG
- a CDS encoding ABC transporter permease translates to MRLLGNELYRFYKNRNTWLITLLLFFITVAYTLLVSFSRPNTLADSGNWRSGVENQIQEDKKQMAALSPSMPMHRFLSEQLVVNQYRLDHDLPPTSKYDALTLINELRPVTTLITLVAIVLAANAIAAEHAKGTIKFVITSPIRRGTYLLLKYASVVINILLLFMAFMMLASLLGYVWLGTGGSNYYLAYQNGAIVKMSMMTYLCLKYLATLANIVMVATLAFAVSVLFRNAILAVGVSLLLYFTGTTMTQFFAMKFGWIKYLIFANYDLSAYLDGRPVVESMTLSFSLTMMAVYFVAFLSISYVTFTRRDITT, encoded by the coding sequence ATGCGACTATTGGGTAATGAACTGTACCGGTTCTATAAAAATCGCAACACATGGCTTATTACATTGCTACTGTTTTTCATCACCGTGGCTTATACTCTCTTGGTTAGCTTTAGCAGGCCGAACACTCTCGCGGACAGCGGGAACTGGAGATCCGGCGTTGAGAATCAGATTCAAGAGGATAAGAAACAGATGGCAGCCTTGTCGCCGTCCATGCCCATGCACCGATTTCTGTCCGAACAGCTTGTCGTGAACCAGTACCGGCTTGACCATGATCTTCCGCCTACTTCTAAATATGACGCATTGACACTGATTAATGAATTAAGACCGGTGACTACGTTGATTACGCTGGTAGCGATTGTTCTTGCCGCCAATGCGATAGCGGCCGAGCACGCTAAGGGAACCATCAAATTTGTCATTACTTCGCCGATACGTAGAGGGACTTATCTGCTACTGAAATATGCCTCAGTTGTAATAAATATTCTGCTACTGTTCATGGCATTTATGATGCTGGCTTCATTGTTGGGCTATGTGTGGTTGGGTACAGGCGGAAGCAATTATTATTTGGCCTATCAAAATGGGGCGATCGTGAAGATGTCGATGATGACCTACCTATGCCTGAAATATTTAGCGACCCTTGCCAATATTGTCATGGTGGCTACTCTGGCCTTTGCCGTATCGGTATTATTTAGAAACGCGATACTTGCGGTAGGTGTCTCCTTGCTGTTGTATTTCACCGGAACAACGATGACGCAATTTTTTGCCATGAAATTTGGCTGGATCAAGTACCTGATTTTTGCGAATTACGACCTATCCGCTTATTTGGACGGCAGGCCGGTAGTTGAGAGTATGACCCTTTCCTTTTCGCTAACGATGATGGCTGTCTACTTTGTAGCCTTTCTGAGCATTTCCTATGTGACCTTTACCAGAAGGGATATTACGACTTAA
- a CDS encoding ABC transporter ATP-binding protein translates to MGGIKLDFLSINQVSKRIGGKNIIKNVSLSVPKGKIFGLLGPNGAGKTTLIKMMVGIMKMSSGDIRIGGSSIQSEFKDAIRKVGAVIENPSFYGEMTGFQNLRYISAFHMKPNKVNIERQLEAFGLSDSANKRVKKYSLGMKQRLGLAVSLLHNPDLVILDEPTNGMDPQGIIDLRRILRGLAEKHEKTVFLSSHLLSEVELLCDYYGVMNDGELLEIKENGRAANEFRYTLSFDSTCIKRAMQLLTEAGYQVKRNEAAYELSFVLPEEKIMIVINMLNHHQIEVLNMKQARWTLEEDFIALLNANKGAS, encoded by the coding sequence TTGGGAGGAATCAAATTGGACTTTTTATCAATAAACCAAGTCTCTAAAAGAATCGGTGGCAAGAATATTATCAAGAATGTTAGTTTATCGGTTCCCAAAGGGAAAATATTCGGACTACTTGGGCCGAACGGGGCTGGGAAAACAACCTTGATCAAGATGATGGTGGGCATAATGAAGATGTCTTCAGGCGATATTCGTATCGGTGGCAGCTCCATTCAATCCGAATTCAAGGATGCAATCCGGAAGGTAGGCGCAGTGATTGAGAACCCCTCTTTTTATGGGGAGATGACAGGGTTTCAGAATTTGCGTTATATCTCGGCCTTTCATATGAAACCAAACAAGGTGAATATTGAACGCCAGCTTGAAGCTTTTGGACTAAGCGATAGCGCGAACAAGAGAGTCAAGAAATATTCGCTTGGAATGAAGCAGCGTCTCGGTCTCGCCGTTTCGCTGCTGCATAATCCCGACCTGGTTATTTTGGATGAACCAACCAATGGCATGGACCCTCAGGGAATCATTGATTTAAGACGAATCCTACGGGGACTTGCCGAAAAGCACGAGAAGACGGTTTTCCTCTCAAGTCATTTGCTTTCCGAGGTAGAGTTATTATGCGATTATTACGGCGTGATGAACGATGGAGAACTGTTGGAAATTAAAGAGAATGGAAGAGCGGCAAATGAATTTCGGTATACTCTTTCGTTTGATTCCACGTGCATAAAGCGAGCAATGCAGCTGCTCACAGAGGCTGGATATCAGGTGAAGCGTAATGAAGCGGCGTATGAATTAAGTTTTGTACTGCCTGAAGAGAAAATAATGATCGTGATCAACATGCTGAATCATCATCAGATCGAAGTATTGAATATGAAGCAGGCCAGATGGACACTGGAAGAAGATTTCATAGCATTACTGAACGCAAATAAGGGGGCAAGCTAA